From Gammaproteobacteria bacterium:
AAGTTCGACCATGTAGGTTTCTTCGAGGATGAAATGATGCTCGGCGTAAAGCTTGAGGCGAATCAGGATTTCGGGATCGAAGGGTACTTCCTTGATTTTATCGATCAGCTCGAACAAAACCTGGTGCTGCGTGTCCTGCCAGATGATGTCACTGGTTTTTTGCATTGCGCCGGATTCTGGGAAGATAGTCCGACCACGATAGATGAAAAGCTTGACCTTAGTCAAGGGATCGAAGTTTTGTAACCTGAGGGCCCTGGTTATTGGGGAGTGGTCGCAGCCGGCGTAAATGACATGATCGAAATCGCTTCGTTGATCAGTAGTTTGGCCTGCTCATGGTCGTTATACAAAAACAGCGTGTAGGCGTCGGCCATCTCGTTCCGATGCATGCCGATGATCAGCGCATTGCGATAGTCGGCGGCGAAATCAGGATTGATATCGAATGCCGAGGCCGCGGCCCAGTTGGCGTTGAATTTATCCAGCGCCTCCGCCTCGGGAAAAGTACTGGTTGCGGTCTCACCGCCGACTGACAAGCGATTAGTGATCGATTCGAACAGCAGCGGGAACAGGTGGTTGGGTTCGGGCGCGGCATTATGTGGGTCGTTGTATTCGATCTCGATACGGTTCAGCGGGCGCACGATAAATCGGACTTCGAGCGCTCCCGATTCATGCCTTAACGCGTATTCGTAGGGCAGAATGGCGTTCGCCTGCGTCGGCTGGTCAATATATTGAGTTTGCCGATGCATGCGCAATCCAGCTTCCCGCAGCAGCCGATCGAAGGCTGCGCGGGCATCCTTTTCCGCCGCATCTGCGGCCGTGGGTGTGCCCAGGTGAATCAGCACCAGCAGGGGCCCGAGCAACGAGGTTATGAATTTTCGGATTGCCATTGTTTCAATAGGTCCTCGGCCACCTGCGCCCAACTCGCTTCCGGCGACAGGGTCAGAAAGTGTTGCAGGTCTTTAACCGCGCTGTTCCGGTCGCCAAGGGCTTCGTGGGTCGAGGCGCGATTGAAATAGGCTGCCGGCACCTCCGGCTCGAGCTCGACGCAACGATTGAAATCAACCAGCGCCAGATCGTATTTTTCGGCTTCGAAATGCAGGCTACCGCGATTGAAATAGGCCGCGACAAATTTCTGGTCCAGCTCGATCGCACTATCCAGATCTCGCCGCGCATCGTCGTTGCGGCCGAACTGGCGATAGGCCTGGGCGCGATTGGTCAGCAGGATCGGGTCGTGCGGGTTCAATTCGACCGCGCGATTGAGATCGGCTAATGCCAGGCTGGTTTGCTGGTTTTGCAGAAACAGGCTCGAACGAACGCTCAACAGCATTGTATCGTTGGGGAATTTGCCGAGTGCCTCGTTTAATGTCTCCAGCGCCAGTGGTGCGCGCCCTTCGTCGAGATGCTGTAGCGCTACCTGAACGAGTTTGTCGGGACTCAGGCTGGCGTGCGGATCTTTCTGCTTATGTGCGCCGGCACCAGTAGTTTGTTGCCGGGGTGATTCGAGAAAAGACTTCATTTCCTCGCTTAACCCGGTTTCCTGGGCTAGCACAGCTTTATCCACGAGGACTGCGCCTGCAACGAATACCAGCATCCCTGCCGCAAACCACCCGGCAAAATGGGTTGAATCTCTGGCCGACATGTTTATTCCTTGCTGTAAGCCTGCAGCATCTTGTTCATCAACTCGATATGCTGCGCGTCGGTCAGGCGACCGGGCTCGGACACCTTGGACCACAGATCGGCATTGGTCATTTCACGGTGGCAACCCATGCACAGTCCGGTGCGATCCATTGCATCGCGCACCTCTTGTGGCAGCGCGCGCGACAGCGGCCAGTGCGAGCCTACCGTTTGTGTCTGTTGGCCGTCCTTGATAATCGTGGACAAGTCAAAATCAAGCGCCTCGATTTTGGGTATCTGGATCTTGAAGTTGCTCGGAATGGGTTTGCCGGTGCGCTGATCGATCAGGTCCTCAACCACGTTCTCGGTGTAGCGCAGCGAGAACACACCACCGGAGATACCGTAACCCTGGGCTTTCGGATTGTTGTGGCAGCTTTCGCAGGTACGGGCCTTGCGCTGCGCCGAGTGTGGCTGCACCGGCGCCATGTCGAGGCCGAGCGGCACGCGCTCCTGTCCCAGTTCCTTCTGCTCGTCGTAGGCCATTGCGATCTGGTTATGCGCCACAGTGCTACCGTCGCGCGCCCGCACGGTCCAGATAACCTGGCATCCCGGCATCAGCGGAGTCACGCGACCCTCACCGTTGATGCCGAGCACTGGCTCTTCCCAACGCAGGTAGGAACGGGTTTCGGAGACCTTGCCCGGGCTCTGGATGCCCTTGGTGCCGAGCGGTGATTCCGCGGTGGAACCATCCGGGTAGCGCAGCGATCCGGAGGCGATCCAGTCGGTGTCTTGCTTCGGCTTGCCGTTTTTATCCGGGCCGTAGTCGACGTCGACGTGGCAGCCGTAACACTGCGGTACCCAGGACGCGTGGCAGGCGTAACACTCGAGGCTCTCGGCGTGTTTCTTGACGCTTGCCATCGCCACCATTGCCTGAGAGTTGCGCCAGGCATCATCTTCGGCCAGCTTTTTCAGCAGCGGCACCTTGAAATCGTTGCCGGTAGCCGAGTGCATGATGACCGTATCGCCATCCTTGACCACGTTGCCGTAGGGGTTGCCGCGCGCGCTCAGCAGATAACCGTCCTTCTTGTCGTAAACGGTCGCAAATGCCGCGGTCTCCTGCAGCAGGCTGTTGGCGAGGCCGCGCGGCGAGTTACCAATCGACTTGGCGAATTCTTCGCCGTGACCGAGTGGCAGCTCCCATGGGTACTCTTCCGGCGTTCCATGACAGTCCTGGCACTCGACCTCGACCTGCGCCAGCGTAGTGCCCGGGATATTGCCGTCACCGTGCATGTCGATCGTGGTGTGGCAATCCTGGCACAGCAAGCCGCCTTCAGGGTTTTCCGGACGGCTCTTGATCTGGTGATGCAGGTCGTCGGAAATAAACAGGTAATTCTTGGTATGCAGCTTGGGCTGCTTGCCGCCGGTCTCGCTGTAGGGTGAGCCGTAGGGGAATTCCATCAGGCCCTGGTAGGTCACGCCGATGCGCTTGCCGCGGTTATGGCACGAATTGCAGGTTTCGACCGGGATACCGGAATAGGTCGTGTCGCCGACCGTGACCTTGGATTTACGCGTGGCCTGGATCTGATGGGTCAGCATGTGACCTTTCTGCGTCTTGTCGATGGTGGGATCACCGCCCTCGTATATGCCTTCGTTACCGTAGGGGATGTGGCAGGAAGAACAGCCCTGGCCGCGATAATCACCGCGCTTTTCACGCCCCTTGACGGTGACGTGACAACGCTGGCACTGCTGGCGCTGATAGGTAAAGCCGGCCAGCTTCGGATCTTTCTCGATCTCGTCGACGCTGGGTTGCGGGATTTGCGCCAGTTCGGTCGGAAACTGTTCCTTATGTGCCGCAATCATGTCCTTCATGTAAGCCTTGTAGGCGTCGGTGCCGACGCTTGGAACAGGTCCGTCGCCGTCCTTGACGTCGTAATTACCCCACGGCACCTTGTGGTTTTGCACTTCGGGGATGCCCCAGGTGTGCAGATTACCCTGGATTTTACCGGCCTCGGTGTTCATCAGGGATTTTTCGAGGCGTTCTTCATAGCCGGCATGGCAAGCGCTTTGCCCACAGGTGAACTTGTTAATATCCATCGCGCCAGGGTCGGGGTAGAAGGTTTGCGGACCCTTGAAGTCGACCAGTGACTGAGGCGATCCTTCGTGTGCCTTGGCTGCGTCGCTGGCGGTGGGATCACCACCGTGGCACATCACGCAGCCGGCGGTATCGCCATGCACGGCGCTCAGCGAATTGATCAGTTGCAGCATCGCACTCGATTCCTCGCGAATCGACTCGATGCCGTTATGGCAGGCAAGACAGCCCGAGACAGCCGCAGGCGACGGGCCCGGATTGATCCAGAGAAGCGAAAATAAAATGATTACCCCAAGTGCCTTGCCGTACCGGTCCATTGGTCATCCCCCTTGTAGCTATTTTTGTTAATTGGTACCCGCGCGCGACGAACGGATAACAGCAGGCTAGAGATTTTTTTTGCCGTCGACTTGACATATGTCAAATCGGAGCCTGTTTCAATTAAAATGCTTTATAACGGTGCAGAGAGGTAACTTTTGGTGCATGGTAGCGACTTAATCAACAAGATCCCCGCTGGTGCGGGGATGACGCCGAGTCGTTACGTCATTCCCGCCGGATGCGGAACACTTAGCGGGAATCTCACAATGGTGATCGTGTATTAAAATCCCGGTTTAAATGGGGATGATTTCAGGATTGATTGAATTCGCGGCAGGCAGCGTCGAGGCCACGCAGGGTTTGTTCGAGATCCTGCGCGGTATGTACGGTGGATACGAAACGTCGCACGCCGGGCAACACGTATTGCCCTTGCTTCATCAGCAGGGTATCGAACTTGCGCATTGAAGCCTGGTCGCTGGCGAGTATATCGGCCTGGTTGCGCGGGGTTTTATCCATGAACAGGATTTGCCACAGCGAGCCGGTATGCTCGGCGATCGCCGGGATATCGTGCTGGTCGAGGACCTTTTGCGTTTCGCGACAGAGATCATCGGCAAAACCGTTCATGCGCTTGTAGACGCCGGGTTTGCCGAGTTCGTCGAGCATTGCCATGGTCGCAGCGGCCGCGACGGGGTTACCGTGCAGAGTGCCGTTGAAATAGGTATACCCCGGTTGGCCTTTCAGTTTTGGATCGGACAGGCCGATGACGTCCGCGCGTCCGGCGATACAGGACAGGGGACCGCCACCGCCGACGACTTTGCCGTGGGTCGAGAGATCGGGCTTGACGTCGTACCGTTGCTGGGCGCCGCCGTAGCTCAGACGAAAACCGGTGACGACCTCGTCGAGCACGAACAGGATGTCGTATTCATCGCAGATTTTTCGGATGCCATGCAGGAATTCGGGTTCGGCCGGGATGATGCGCTGTACCGGCTCGGCAAAAATGGCGGCGATATCGGCGTGATGTTCGGCAACAATCTTGCGCAGGGTTTCGAGGTCGTTGTAGGGGCAGACCAGCATCGTTGAAACCGTCGCTTCGGGCTGTCCATAGGAATCTGGCGTGCCCTGCGGGTAGGCGCCGGTTTCTTTCGGAAAAGTCGACACGATCGCGTAATCGTGGTTACCGTGGTAGGCGCCCTCGAACTTGAGGATCTTGTTACGCCCGGTAAACGCGCGTGCCAGACGCATCGCGTAGCCAGTTGCTTCCGAGCCAGTGGTTGCGTAGGCGATTTTCTCGGCGCAGGGTATATCGTTAACCAGACGCTCGGCCAGGTGCACGGCGATATCGTTCAAGGAGCCGAACATGTGCGCACCACGATCCAGCTGCGCCTTGGTGGCTTCGACCACGGCGGGGTGCGAATGTCCAAGAATCAGTGCGCCGGCACCGCCGACGTAATCGATATACTCGTTGCCGTCGACGTCCCACATGCGCGAACCCTTGCCATGCGAGTAAATCAGGCGAATGTCATCGGCCAGCGAATAGCTGCCGAGGCCCGAGCCGGGTAAAACACGGTCGGCAATTGCAAACAGGTCGCGTTGCGACATGCTGCCGGGTGATTGTTTAACTGCATGTGATGACATGATAGGGACTCCAGAAACCTGCTTGGTTTAGCCGACTGCCTCACGCAGCCATTGGTGTAGTTTAAAAATTGACAATTCGTTGTATATCCCGCCCTCGGGATTCAAGACCAGTGGCCCGGGTTTATAACCGCGCGAATTCATCCCGCGCTGAACTTCCCTGACGATATCCAGGTCTTCCTGGAACGTGGTTTCACGATCGTTCTCGATGACCTTTTGCAGGGTTTCGTCTACCTCGCCATCGTTCGAGTAAAATGTACGGAATACGCGCACGTCATCAACCGCGAGCGGGCGCCAGGAAAAGCTGTTGACCATCCCGCCGGGATAAAACTGGATCGAAGTGGCCGGCCACAGGTAAAAGCTGCCGTAAGCGGCACCGCTGACGTCATACCAGGCATCTTCGCTGTGCGAGGCTTCGGAGGTATGGTGCAACACCTTGATATCTCCGTAAGGCATAATCGAGTAGGTATCGGGATCGATGATGCCCTTTGCAAACGAGGGATGGCAATTCGGGCAGTGGTAACACTCGTTATAGTTTTCGACCGCGACGAACCAGTTGCAGCCCTCGTCGGCGGTATGGTGGTAGGCATACTTGCGTTGCTCGAGGTCAGGGCACAGTTTAAGCATTTCATCGCGAATTCCCGGGTAGGACTTATCCATGCTTGTAGCCTCTGGATCGAGGTTGATTAACAGGAAACCGAGAAAATTCTCGAGCCTGATTTCGGTCAAGCAGATCTTGGAAGCATTGAAACCGGGCACCTTGTTCGCATGGGGTGCAGCTTTTAACTGTCCCCGCAGGTCATAAGACCAGGCATGGTAAGGGCAGACCAGTAGCTTTTTATTACCGCTGCCCTCGGCAAGTTTGTGCCCACGATGCTGGCAGACGTTGTAAAACGCCTTGATCCCGCCCTCGCGGGTATGCGTGATGAGGATGTCCTGGTCGTAGATTTCGAGCGTCAGGAAATCACCGGGTTTACCGACCTGGCTCGAATGGCAGGCCATCAACCAGTTCTTGTAAAACACTTCGTCAACGATGCGCCGGTAAAGATTGGGATCGGTAAAGTATTTCGCATCGAGTCCCATTACCGGGACACCATCTGCAACCACTTTCAAATCAGGATTCGTCATAAATGTTTTCCTCCCAACGCGCGGAATGAAACGCTTCAACGGAGGCGCTTGCCGCGTCGCCACCGCGTACTACCAGCAGTGCGCACAGGCTTTCGAGCAGTGCGATCACCGCTGAATTGGAATGAAAGAACTGCGGGGTATGGGTTGGGGAGACCAGTCCCAGGTCGGCCTCGCGGCACAGCGTTGCCGCGTTGCTGTCGGTTACGCCAATGACTTTTGCCCCTTTCCTTTTTGCCAGCTTTACCGCGGCCAGCGTATCGCGGCGATAAGGCTGGAATGTCATCGCCAGCAGGCAGTCGCGCTCGTCCATGCGAATCAGGTCGTCCGACGGCAGGCTGCCGTGACGTGGTGACAGGATAAAATGATCGAAGCCCATGCGCGCGACATACCAGAAGTTGTAGGCGAGCGGATAGGCGAGGCCGAGGCCGAGCACGTAAACCCGGCGCGCGTTGATCATCCAGTCGACCGCGCGCTCGAGATCCTGCACCGATTGCTGCTCGAACATCTTTTCGGTGTTGTCGAGACAGGCCTCGGCCATGCTGCCGAACACCGCGGTGCTGCCGCCCTCGCGATCCATCTGTTGCAGCCAGCGGACGCGGTCGGGTGACGAGCCGGTACCGCCGCGTACGAAATCACGGAAACGCTCGCGCATGGCTTCGTAGCCTTCAAATCCCAGGTGACGTGCCAGGCGTACGAAACTGTTCGGATGAACCTCTGCATTCGTCGCCAGCGTGCGCATCGATTGCAGCCCGACTTCATGTGGATGATCGATGATATAGCGCGCGCACAACTGTAGCTGACCGGGCAGGTTATCGAACTCGGCCAGCAAGCGCTTGAGCACTTCTTCCTGGGACTGCGGCAATCCAGCTTCGAGAATCTTAAATTTTTGCTGCATTTGTGACAATTGTGCACTTGATTTAAATAATGATACAAGTGTATCATCAGCGGATCTTTCGATGCAACCAAATTTTATCGGAGTCAGCTGGATGCAAAGCAAGGCGAATATCGTCATTATCGGCGGCGGCGTTATGGGCTGTTCGCTTGCCTATCACCTGTGCAAGGAAGGCGAGACCGATATTGTGCTGCTGGAAAAGGCGGAGTTGACCAGTGGCTCGACCTGGCATGCGGCTGGCCAGATTACGCACTCGGTCAGTCACTACAGCCTCGCCAAGATGGCGGCTTATGGCACCGAGCTCTACCCGCGCCTCGAGGACGAGACCGGGCAATCCTGTACCTGGCACGGCAGCGGCAGCCTGCGTATCGCCTATACCCAGGACGAAGTCGACTGGATCAAGTACACGCTATCGGTGGGCAAGGGCCTCGGTCACGAAATGGAAATCATCGGGCCTGAGCGTATCGCCGAGCTGCACCCTTTCTATAATCTCGACGGTGTAATGGCCGCGCTCTATACCCCGCACGATGGGCATGTCGACCCGGCCGGTGTTACCTTTGCGATGGCCAGGGGGGCACGCATGATGGGTGGTACCGTGATTCGTCAAAATCGGGTCACGGGCATCACACGCACCGGCGATACTTTCGTGGTACACACCGGGCAGGGTGACATCGAGGCCGACCGGGTGGTCAACTCGGGCGGTACCTACGCGCGTCAGATCGGGGAGTGGGTGGGGCTGAATTTACCGATCGCAAACATGCTGCACCACTACCTGATCACCGACACGGTGCCCGAATTCCAGGCTCTTGAAAAAGAGTTGCCGGTAATTCGGGACGACTCGCAGGTTTCGGGTTATATCCGCATGGAGCAGAAGTCGGGCCTGATCGGGATTTATGAAAAGGCAAACGCGGCCTCGGTCTGGGATGACGGCACGCCGTGGGAATCCGAGAACGAACTGTTCGAGCCCGATTACGACCGCATCATGCCGTGGCTTGAAAACGCGCTCGAGCGCATGCCGGTTCTCGCCGACAAGGGCATCAAGAGCGTCGTGCATGGGGCCATTACCCATCCGCCAGACGGCAACATGCTGCTGGGGCCGTCCGGGGTAAAGAATTTCTGGGTTTGCTGTGGTTCGCAGGTCGGCATTGCCTGGGGCCCGGGCGCGGGGAAGTACCTCGCGCAGTGGATGGTGCACGGTGCCGCGGACGTATCGATGCGCAGTTTCGACCCACGCCGCTTCGGTGCCCGCATCGATGATGAATACCGCGTCAACAAGGCGAAGGAGGATTACCTGCTGCGCCACGAAATCCCGTTTCCGCATCTGGACCGTCCAGACCTGCGGCCGTCACATTCCAGGCTTTCGCCTCTCTACGAGATCCTGAAAGACAAGGGAGCAGTTTATGAAGATGTGTATGGCTGGGAACGTCCCTACT
This genomic window contains:
- a CDS encoding aromatic ring-hydroxylating dioxygenase subunit alpha, which gives rise to MTNPDLKVVADGVPVMGLDAKYFTDPNLYRRIVDEVFYKNWLMACHSSQVGKPGDFLTLEIYDQDILITHTREGGIKAFYNVCQHRGHKLAEGSGNKKLLVCPYHAWSYDLRGQLKAAPHANKVPGFNASKICLTEIRLENFLGFLLINLDPEATSMDKSYPGIRDEMLKLCPDLEQRKYAYHHTADEGCNWFVAVENYNECYHCPNCHPSFAKGIIDPDTYSIMPYGDIKVLHHTSEASHSEDAWYDVSGAAYGSFYLWPATSIQFYPGGMVNSFSWRPLAVDDVRVFRTFYSNDGEVDETLQKVIENDRETTFQEDLDIVREVQRGMNSRGYKPGPLVLNPEGGIYNELSIFKLHQWLREAVG
- a CDS encoding aspartate aminotransferase family protein; its protein translation is MSSHAVKQSPGSMSQRDLFAIADRVLPGSGLGSYSLADDIRLIYSHGKGSRMWDVDGNEYIDYVGGAGALILGHSHPAVVEATKAQLDRGAHMFGSLNDIAVHLAERLVNDIPCAEKIAYATTGSEATGYAMRLARAFTGRNKILKFEGAYHGNHDYAIVSTFPKETGAYPQGTPDSYGQPEATVSTMLVCPYNDLETLRKIVAEHHADIAAIFAEPVQRIIPAEPEFLHGIRKICDEYDILFVLDEVVTGFRLSYGGAQQRYDVKPDLSTHGKVVGGGGPLSCIAGRADVIGLSDPKLKGQPGYTYFNGTLHGNPVAAAATMAMLDELGKPGVYKRMNGFADDLCRETQKVLDQHDIPAIAEHTGSLWQILFMDKTPRNQADILASDQASMRKFDTLLMKQGQYVLPGVRRFVSTVHTAQDLEQTLRGLDAACREFNQS
- a CDS encoding cytochrome C codes for the protein MDRYGKALGVIILFSLLWINPGPSPAAVSGCLACHNGIESIREESSAMLQLINSLSAVHGDTAGCVMCHGGDPTASDAAKAHEGSPQSLVDFKGPQTFYPDPGAMDINKFTCGQSACHAGYEERLEKSLMNTEAGKIQGNLHTWGIPEVQNHKVPWGNYDVKDGDGPVPSVGTDAYKAYMKDMIAAHKEQFPTELAQIPQPSVDEIEKDPKLAGFTYQRQQCQRCHVTVKGREKRGDYRGQGCSSCHIPYGNEGIYEGGDPTIDKTQKGHMLTHQIQATRKSKVTVGDTTYSGIPVETCNSCHNRGKRIGVTYQGLMEFPYGSPYSETGGKQPKLHTKNYLFISDDLHHQIKSRPENPEGGLLCQDCHTTIDMHGDGNIPGTTLAQVEVECQDCHGTPEEYPWELPLGHGEEFAKSIGNSPRGLANSLLQETAAFATVYDKKDGYLLSARGNPYGNVVKDGDTVIMHSATGNDFKVPLLKKLAEDDAWRNSQAMVAMASVKKHAESLECYACHASWVPQCYGCHVDVDYGPDKNGKPKQDTDWIASGSLRYPDGSTAESPLGTKGIQSPGKVSETRSYLRWEEPVLGINGEGRVTPLMPGCQVIWTVRARDGSTVAHNQIAMAYDEQKELGQERVPLGLDMAPVQPHSAQRKARTCESCHNNPKAQGYGISGGVFSLRYTENVVEDLIDQRTGKPIPSNFKIQIPKIEALDFDLSTIIKDGQQTQTVGSHWPLSRALPQEVRDAMDRTGLCMGCHREMTNADLWSKVSEPGRLTDAQHIELMNKMLQAYSKE
- a CDS encoding tetratricopeptide repeat protein, encoding MSARDSTHFAGWFAAGMLVFVAGAVLVDKAVLAQETGLSEEMKSFLESPRQQTTGAGAHKQKDPHASLSPDKLVQVALQHLDEGRAPLALETLNEALGKFPNDTMLLSVRSSLFLQNQQTSLALADLNRAVELNPHDPILLTNRAQAYRQFGRNDDARRDLDSAIELDQKFVAAYFNRGSLHFEAEKYDLALVDFNRCVELEPEVPAAYFNRASTHEALGDRNSAVKDLQHFLTLSPEASWAQVAEDLLKQWQSENS
- a CDS encoding MurR/RpiR family transcriptional regulator, which translates into the protein MQQKFKILEAGLPQSQEEVLKRLLAEFDNLPGQLQLCARYIIDHPHEVGLQSMRTLATNAEVHPNSFVRLARHLGFEGYEAMRERFRDFVRGGTGSSPDRVRWLQQMDREGGSTAVFGSMAEACLDNTEKMFEQQSVQDLERAVDWMINARRVYVLGLGLAYPLAYNFWYVARMGFDHFILSPRHGSLPSDDLIRMDERDCLLAMTFQPYRRDTLAAVKLAKRKGAKVIGVTDSNAATLCREADLGLVSPTHTPQFFHSNSAVIALLESLCALLVVRGGDAASASVEAFHSARWEENIYDES
- a CDS encoding FAD-dependent oxidoreductase, with amino-acid sequence MQPNFIGVSWMQSKANIVIIGGGVMGCSLAYHLCKEGETDIVLLEKAELTSGSTWHAAGQITHSVSHYSLAKMAAYGTELYPRLEDETGQSCTWHGSGSLRIAYTQDEVDWIKYTLSVGKGLGHEMEIIGPERIAELHPFYNLDGVMAALYTPHDGHVDPAGVTFAMARGARMMGGTVIRQNRVTGITRTGDTFVVHTGQGDIEADRVVNSGGTYARQIGEWVGLNLPIANMLHHYLITDTVPEFQALEKELPVIRDDSQVSGYIRMEQKSGLIGIYEKANAASVWDDGTPWESENELFEPDYDRIMPWLENALERMPVLADKGIKSVVHGAITHPPDGNMLLGPSGVKNFWVCCGSQVGIAWGPGAGKYLAQWMVHGAADVSMRSFDPRRFGARIDDEYRVNKAKEDYLLRHEIPFPHLDRPDLRPSHSRLSPLYEILKDKGAVYEDVYGWERPYWFAVNGVEQKHIESFRRSALFDIIGNEVRGMRAHAGIADLTAFAKVEISGADAEAYLDRIQSNKVPQKEGSVTLTYLVMGNGRIEGEATIVKLGDNHYYMVYAAVREAALLNWMQEEVRADETVTFSNVSENYGVIMLAGPASRRILGGCTDVALDNTSFRWLSTQLITVAGITDVRALRVTYTGELGWELHVPMAGMLDVYSALVSTSHSEGMVHIGSATLNAVRMEKAYRSGSEITNEVTITEADVARFARDGEFQGAEYSLKSAERWVLAYLQLDEPAADAVQCDPLGSESVWHRGKPVGQISSGGYGYDQGKYLAFAYIRPELNQVGNEFEVLVMGESRRAVIVEQCVYDPQNLLPRSEE